TTGGCGTAGTAACTGAAAATCATATCACAATTCTTATATTGTGCTTACACGTTATAAACTCTCTTGCTAGACTATTCATACAGAAAATTAGTAGTGGCAAATGGGCGGATGTTGGATCGAATTTGGGTGAGTTGAGAATGAGTGAAATAaaaatatgtcacaccccaacccgCCCATATAAATGTGGGTAAAAAATGGATTGCTTTAAAAATGAATTAGGTAAAAGACAGATTAAACCATTTTATGCAAGTGTCAAAAGATCATTCCTTTTTGAGAGAACAATGTCTCATCTAaatgagaaaatatttttcaatgtTTAATTGGTGagtaaaaaattgaaaatattttcaacGGTGCAGTTGCAAGGAAAGAAATAACTTCTTTCAATATTACAAAATAACCGTTCATTTCATTTAAGCCTCATTAGAGTATTAAAAAAACTAACTgcataataaattattttcatccgcttttaatccatgttttacCCATTTTACTGCACGTAAAAAATAGGTTGACCCATATTACACATTAAAAAATTGACGGGTTGAAACACCggttaattttaaaatcaacATAGCTAATGACTCTAAGCCTCTCTCAGTGTAGGTTACGCTAACGTGCGTCGACCGGGTTTCAATGGCCGGAGGAAGGAAAAGAGGCCGTCCAAGGAAGATTCCTATCATAACTATTGGGAGTTCAGTGAGCTCTAGGATCATACATACGCCAATGCCATCGGTAAAGAAGGAAATAGTCACACCTGCGATGAACAATTTTATGAACAACAACCCCAGATCTAGGGTTCCGACAGGTGAATCCTCATGCAGTGCAGTCAAGAGACTTCAATTGACAACTCAGACCGCTCAATCGATTGATTTAACTCAACCGGCTGAGCAATCGAAATCGGCAAGTAGCACAGGGAAATCGGTGAATACTGCTCCATTGCAATTGAATCTGTTCCATTAGCGCCTGAAGCTGAAAATTCTCCAATAGAGGACTAAACTTTGTGGAAGAACTTATTCTCTAAGAACAGATCTGCTACTAATGGGCTTTCCCTGAACTACATCACTCCGGAGATAGTCGAGGGTGAACCTGTGGCTACTTTGGATAAACAGGAGGTAGACAAAGAAGCAGCGAAGTGGAAACACTCTCTCATCGCTTATGTGACAGGCTAAACTCCTGGTTACAAGCACATGTACAGGTATATCATCCAATCTTGGCCGACTGTTGCAGAACCTGACCTATTCCTACATGAAGATGGCTACTACATGGTTAAATTCCAGGATAGGATTGATTTGAATGAGGTACTACTAGCTGGACCGTATAGTGTTAATAATAAGCCTATCATACTAAAACTATGGACCCCTGACTTTGTGTTTCATGATGAATTCCTAAAAGAGATCCCACTTTGGATTAAATTTCCTCAACTCCCAATTAGCTATTGGAGTGGTGAATCTTTGAGTCGCATTGCTAGTACAATAGGCAGTCTTTTATTTGCAGATGAATGTATAACTAAGAGGACTAGAATATCCTTAGCTAGACTGCTAGTAGAAGTTAATGTCACTACTCCATTGCCGGAATGTGTGAAAGTGTTGGATCCCTCTGGGGAAGTGTTTGAGCAACAAGTGGTGTATGAGTGGAAACCTATCTTTTGCAACAAATGTTTGCAACTGGGCCACATTTGTGAAACTAAACCAGCTCCCAAGCTTGTCCCCAAACAACTAAggaagaggaggaagaggaggaggaggaggaggccTCAACAGCAGGTTTGGGCCACTAAACCTCATCCTGATAAACCTAAGGAACATCCTGAAACTAACTGAGGTGTCAGAGAAGGATCAAGCTTCACCTCagcatccacaacaacaacaacaacaacagggAGTAGGGATAGTGCCtcaactgttatatcccgtattttgtacattgggatattccgagctaaccgtgataagttaagggcaagactatttcggggtacgaggtagagactttaacCTCCAatcttgttttaaggcacaagttgcttataatattattggtatggaatattaaggacaAATTTGGAATTAGGAAATTAATTAGCTCATGCACCACAAAAGCCACAAGTGAccgtgtggcatgtgtgggACATGGTCCACTTGGATGAATCATATATGTAGAGGAGTGATGACTAGCAAGACATCATATTCATCTTCAcaaccttagaaacttggagaaacttggagaaaaagaaggagaaacttTCGGCCATGCTAGCCGAATTTGGTGTCAaggaaattgatcaaaaaaaataattttcttccaGTATTTCAACCAAttagaaggtccttgttaacgtgagatagttgttggagcaagcaagacattcattcttgcaagtcacaaaccctagccaagttgaggaactaagtgataaaggtaaggtttaatccccCTTTACATGTGTCATGGATGGTttatgcgtgttgtagtgtgtagaaatggatggaattcatgaaattttgtgtgttgggtGGTGGCCGTATATGGGTTGTTTTgtatgacaaggaatgaacaaaatttatttagtatccttggttgttgttgttgtggattctataaagaaaatgaaggtttaatggttcaagttgaagttgtaatcgttgtgggctgttttagaagctaatgtgatttgaatatagtttcttgtatttatgagaatgatgttgttaacgtgtggattgttggtgtagttcatgaatttggaagaaagaaatgtgttgttgttgttcttattgagtttggggaggtttcgggtggtgttgtatgttggttaggctgttttgaatattgtgcggattgtttaaagtgttcttgagtcttgtttgaatggttttggattagtacttgaatgtgtgagcattggtgttggcttgattgtatgtggttgatttgaatgtaaatggaatgttgtcgaattatgtaaaaGGGAGTTACCAACGTTAGAATGCgcttgaattaattgttgatattgttaatatgattgttggtattgttgttgatgatttggccgagttgaatcctcggggtttgttgaatttataggggaaatgctgcccgaatttctgtaaataaagtgctagcttgggattgaattcctaagtacctataactaatgtttggtgcctaatgacgttgttgtagatcttgggaagccgagatttaggttcggattagcttaggaggcggacgaggtatgtaaagcttaacttttctttcttttggcatgtcttagatgtaagtaaggtatgatataatacgagccttggggtaactccattcataagatccgagcatgtctacgattcttattcacttcttgatattcgcactctCAATATAGTCGAGTTGTTGCCTTGAGTCTCTTGCATGATTGGATAgaaaatgttgcataaagagttcttgttcttaaaggattctatgttgaataatgcccgtaactttcatgaacgggctcggattgctttgatatgttcgtaaagtgttctctaatgcataatgcccgtaactttcatgggcgggctcggattggtttgatacatgtctatgatctctaagactctctttaacgtagtcctaatggcatttagaacgggtttaatatgactatcgttttaat
This portion of the Lycium ferocissimum isolate CSIRO_LF1 chromosome 1, AGI_CSIRO_Lferr_CH_V1, whole genome shotgun sequence genome encodes:
- the LOC132063850 gene encoding uncharacterized protein LOC132063850 encodes the protein MYRYIIQSWPTVAEPDLFLHEDGYYMVKFQDRIDLNEVLLAGPYSVNNKPIILKLWTPDFVFHDEFLKEIPLWIKFPQLPISYWSGESLSRIASTIGSLLFADECITKRTRISLARLLVEVNVTTPLPECVKVLDPSGEVFEQQVVYEWKPIFCNKCLQLGHICETKPAPKLVPKQLRKRRKRRRRRRPQQQVWATKPHPDKPKEHPETN